One region of Sphingomonas abietis genomic DNA includes:
- a CDS encoding AtpZ/AtpI family protein yields the protein MTQDDPRQVPDGGIGGIGMSLEERLKAARNAEIARTSEAPRKPSSGYKQGSRVLTELIGTLAGGGIIGWVLDHWLGTSPWLLLAMIGLAVIVAFRNIYRISNERPE from the coding sequence ATGACACAGGACGATCCCCGGCAAGTCCCGGACGGCGGGATTGGGGGAATTGGGATGTCGCTCGAAGAGCGGCTGAAAGCAGCCCGGAACGCCGAGATCGCACGGACGAGCGAGGCTCCCCGCAAGCCCAGTTCGGGCTACAAGCAGGGGAGCCGGGTGCTCACCGAGTTGATCGGGACGCTTGCAGGTGGGGGCATCATCGGCTGGGTCTTGGACCATTGGCTGGGAACCTCACCCTGGCTCCTATTGGCAATGATTGGCCTCGCGGTCATCGTCGCCTTCAGGAACATCTATCGGATTTCTAACGAGCGCCCGGAGTGA
- a CDS encoding YdbL family protein, whose product MTRSFPKPLGTIAILLSGLSLVLGGATAALAQMDSEVESAMASGSVGEQADGYLGFAKAPDGTLKAKVDAINIKRREAYTKVAQTKNVPIEAFAVSIGCNTLGNLKPGRVYSIAKGVWAAKGAAPIALPSQCGN is encoded by the coding sequence ATGACGCGCAGCTTCCCCAAGCCCCTCGGCACGATCGCCATCCTCCTGTCCGGCCTGTCGCTGGTGCTGGGCGGTGCGACGGCGGCGCTGGCGCAGATGGATTCCGAGGTCGAGAGCGCGATGGCGTCCGGCAGCGTCGGTGAGCAGGCCGACGGCTATCTGGGCTTCGCCAAGGCGCCGGACGGCACGCTGAAGGCCAAGGTCGATGCGATCAACATCAAGCGTCGCGAGGCCTACACCAAGGTCGCGCAGACCAAGAATGTGCCGATCGAGGCGTTCGCCGTGTCGATCGGATGCAACACGCTGGGCAATCTCAAGCCCGGCCGCGTCTACAGCATCGCCAAGGGTGTGTGGGCGGCCAAGGGCGCCGCGCCGATCGCTTTGCCCAGCCAGTGCGGTAACTGA
- a CDS encoding YnbE family lipoprotein: MLRSVLPLLAGGTMLAGCISVKAPDKPIEINLNISVKQEVVVSLKQDAADLITNNPELFPK; this comes from the coding sequence ATGCTGCGATCCGTTCTTCCCCTGCTGGCTGGCGGCACGATGCTGGCAGGGTGCATTTCGGTGAAGGCGCCGGACAAGCCGATCGAGATCAACCTCAACATCAGCGTCAAGCAGGAGGTCGTCGTCAGCCTGAAGCAGGATGCCGCCGATCTCATCACCAACAACCCGGAGTTGTTCCCGAAATGA
- a CDS encoding YdbH domain-containing protein yields MEEDEVVQSVPVRRRIAMAALLAGGVAAIGLLAGWIERKPIVAHFVDRRLAEAHVPASYTLTAIGPFVQRLDNVRIGDPGAPDLVAKSVILELGYGLGGPYLHAVTADGVRLKARVVDGKVSLGAIDRLLPKTSGSAPLALPDMAVALTDAQVALDTPAGAVGAVIAGSGNLQDGFHGRMTARAPLLAAGHCAIRGLAADVAVHIRDKRPTLGGPIDLAALACPDAALRLGAGRAVIDARLATSLDRGEGGVSLAGFGGTIGPARFDAISGLITASGDRTRWDGATVVSLAGLAVPAGHAAKTALDGRFRFLPGAAGLVFSGTASLTDAAIAAARRKIMHDSLGAMDGSPLEPLARKFGAAADRLLADANAAGHVALTVGGPEGTAISVRTLALGGRGGSFVRMADGDGFGWQARDRAWRVDGHVTTGGGGLPALDIRLDQAVAGAPVSGVARLEPYAAGSARLALTPVRFAVSGKGTRFDTVLTFDGPLPSGQVSGLVLPVSGTIDPRGGVVIGAGCVPVAFRAARAGGMSLDPARARLCGIDGAPLVSKPSGGPLRYGAIGAGLHLTGHSGAAPLSVASDRAEISAAGLSVRKLAVRLGEGEGLTRLDLDTLDGRYKGGVLSGPFEGASAQIGHVPLLLDKMAGDWEFAAGALVLSGGITISDAVPAPRFVPLIAHDATLRFGEGHIDATAELREPKSSAVIAHVDVHHDLADGSGHATLDVPGITFIPKKLQPEALTPLTLGVIASVNGTVAGLGRIDWTAKGVTSTGDFHTDGTDLAAAFGPVSKIAGTIHFSDLLGMATPPRQTVTIAEVNPGVAVSNGVVHYQLLPQQRVRVEDAHWPFAGGTLDLEPTLLSFEQAAQRHLTFRVKSLDAAAFVQQLAFPNISATGTFDGVLPMIFDQNGGRIAGGVLQARRGGGQLAYVGELSSAQIGTMGKLAFDALKKIRYQSLAITLDGRLDGEIVSGVTFDGVRQATGETSIAARMIANLPFRFNIRIRAPFRGLMGSARAFVDPSVLLQNGVPVAPPADAAASVSHPATIQPAESEPVR; encoded by the coding sequence GTGGAGGAGGACGAGGTCGTACAGTCCGTGCCGGTGCGGCGTCGGATCGCCATGGCTGCGCTGCTGGCGGGCGGAGTGGCCGCCATCGGGCTGCTGGCCGGCTGGATCGAGCGCAAGCCGATCGTCGCCCACTTCGTCGATCGCCGCCTGGCCGAGGCGCATGTCCCCGCCTCCTACACGCTCACCGCGATCGGGCCGTTCGTGCAACGGCTCGACAATGTGCGGATCGGCGATCCCGGCGCGCCCGATCTGGTGGCGAAGAGTGTCATACTGGAACTGGGCTATGGCCTGGGAGGCCCCTATCTCCATGCGGTCACCGCCGACGGGGTGCGGCTGAAGGCGCGCGTGGTGGACGGCAAGGTCTCGCTCGGCGCGATTGACCGGCTGCTGCCGAAGACATCCGGCAGCGCGCCGCTGGCCCTGCCGGACATGGCGGTGGCGCTTACCGACGCGCAGGTCGCGCTGGATACGCCGGCCGGCGCGGTGGGCGCGGTGATCGCGGGCAGCGGCAATCTCCAGGATGGCTTCCATGGCCGGATGACGGCGCGCGCGCCGCTGCTCGCCGCCGGGCATTGCGCGATTCGCGGGCTGGCGGCGGATGTCGCCGTCCACATCCGGGACAAGCGGCCGACGCTCGGCGGGCCGATCGATCTGGCGGCGCTGGCCTGCCCGGACGCCGCGCTGCGGCTGGGCGCCGGCCGGGCGGTGATCGACGCGCGGCTGGCGACGTCGCTGGATCGGGGCGAGGGCGGGGTGTCGCTCGCCGGCTTCGGAGGCACGATCGGGCCGGCGCGGTTCGATGCGATTTCGGGCCTGATCACGGCTTCGGGCGACAGGACGCGGTGGGACGGCGCCACGGTTGTATCGCTCGCCGGCCTGGCGGTGCCCGCCGGCCACGCCGCCAAGACGGCACTGGACGGCCGTTTTCGCTTCCTGCCGGGCGCGGCCGGGCTGGTCTTCTCGGGCACCGCCTCGTTGACCGACGCCGCGATCGCGGCCGCGCGCCGCAAGATCATGCACGACAGTCTCGGCGCGATGGACGGATCGCCGTTGGAGCCGCTCGCGCGCAAGTTCGGCGCCGCGGCCGACCGCCTGCTCGCCGATGCCAATGCCGCCGGCCATGTCGCGCTGACCGTCGGCGGGCCGGAGGGGACGGCGATCAGCGTCCGGACGCTGGCGCTCGGCGGGCGGGGCGGCAGCTTCGTGCGGATGGCGGATGGCGACGGCTTCGGCTGGCAGGCGCGCGACCGGGCGTGGCGGGTCGACGGCCATGTCACGACCGGCGGCGGCGGCCTCCCGGCGCTCGACATCCGGCTCGACCAGGCGGTCGCCGGCGCGCCGGTCAGCGGCGTCGCGAGGCTGGAGCCTTATGCCGCCGGGTCGGCGCGGCTGGCGCTGACGCCGGTGCGCTTCGCGGTCTCCGGCAAGGGCACGCGCTTCGATACTGTGCTCACTTTCGATGGCCCGCTGCCGTCCGGGCAGGTCAGCGGACTGGTCCTGCCGGTCTCGGGCACGATCGATCCGCGCGGCGGCGTCGTAATCGGCGCGGGGTGCGTGCCGGTGGCGTTCAGGGCTGCCCGGGCCGGCGGCATGAGCCTCGATCCGGCCCGGGCGCGGCTGTGCGGCATCGATGGCGCACCGCTGGTCTCGAAGCCCTCGGGCGGCCCGCTCCGCTACGGGGCGATCGGCGCCGGCCTTCATCTTACCGGCCATTCGGGGGCCGCGCCGCTGTCGGTCGCGTCGGATCGGGCCGAGATATCCGCCGCGGGCCTTTCGGTGCGCAAGCTGGCGGTGCGGCTGGGCGAGGGGGAAGGGCTGACCCGCCTCGACCTCGATACGCTGGACGGCCGTTACAAGGGCGGCGTGCTGAGCGGCCCGTTCGAGGGCGCCTCGGCGCAGATCGGCCATGTCCCGCTGCTGCTCGACAAGATGGCGGGCGACTGGGAGTTCGCCGCCGGTGCGCTGGTGCTGAGCGGCGGGATCACCATCTCCGACGCCGTGCCCGCGCCGCGCTTCGTGCCGCTGATCGCGCATGACGCCACCCTGCGCTTCGGTGAAGGCCATATCGATGCGACCGCCGAGCTGCGCGAGCCGAAAAGTAGTGCGGTGATCGCCCATGTCGATGTGCATCACGATCTGGCAGACGGTAGCGGCCATGCGACGCTCGACGTCCCGGGCATCACCTTCATTCCCAAGAAGCTGCAACCCGAAGCCCTGACGCCGCTGACGCTCGGCGTGATCGCCAGCGTGAACGGCACCGTCGCGGGGCTCGGCCGGATCGACTGGACCGCGAAGGGCGTCACCAGCACCGGCGATTTCCATACCGACGGCACCGATCTCGCCGCCGCCTTCGGCCCGGTCAGCAAGATCGCCGGCACGATCCATTTCTCCGATCTGCTCGGCATGGCCACGCCGCCGCGGCAGACAGTGACCATCGCCGAGGTCAATCCCGGCGTCGCGGTGTCGAACGGCGTCGTCCATTACCAGCTGCTGCCTCAGCAGCGGGTGAGGGTGGAGGATGCCCATTGGCCGTTCGCGGGTGGCACCCTCGATCTCGAGCCGACCCTGCTCAGCTTCGAACAGGCGGCGCAGCGGCATCTGACCTTCCGGGTGAAGAGTCTCGACGCAGCCGCCTTCGTCCAGCAGCTCGCCTTTCCCAACATCTCGGCCACCGGCACCTTCGACGGCGTGCTGCCGATGATCTTCGACCAGAATGGCGGCCGGATCGCGGGCGGCGTGCTCCAGGCGCGGCGGGGCGGCGGCCAACTGGCCTATGTCGGCGAATTGTCGAGTGCGCAGATCGGCACGATGGGCAAGCTCGCCTTCGATGCGCTCAAGAAGATCCGCTACCAGAGCCTGGCGATCACCCTCGATGGCCGGCTCGATGGCGAGATCGTCAGCGGCGTGACGTTCGACGGGGTGCGGCAGGCGACCGGCGAGACATCGATCGCGGCGCGGATGATCGCCAACCTGCCGTTCCGCTTCAACATCCGGATCAGGGCGCCGTTCCGCGGGCTGATGGGATCGGCGCGGGCCTTCGTCGATCCGTCCGTGCTGCTCCAGAATGGCGTGCCGGTCGCGCCGCCTGCCGACGCGGCCGCGTCGGTTTCGCATCCCGCCACCATTCAGCCTGCCGAAAGCGAGCCTGTGCGATGA
- a CDS encoding JAB domain-containing protein, translated as MSESPPDAAGHRARLRRRLLDAPDSLQDYEIVEYLLALAIPRRDTKPLAKALLREFGGLGPLLSAAPEQLMRVKGMGDGAIAAIRIAGASAVRLLKTRTITQPILSGWQALLDYLQADMAHIGIERVRVLHLNTRNMLIRDETISEGTIDQSAVHIRAVITRAMELGSAAIILVHNHPTIPSQITFDHAQAH; from the coding sequence ATGAGCGAGTCCCCGCCCGACGCCGCCGGACACCGCGCCCGCCTGCGCAGGCGGCTGCTCGACGCGCCGGATTCGCTGCAGGATTACGAGATCGTCGAATATCTGCTCGCGCTCGCCATTCCGCGCCGCGACACCAAGCCGCTCGCCAAGGCCTTGCTGCGCGAGTTCGGTGGTCTCGGCCCGCTGCTGTCGGCCGCGCCCGAACAGTTGATGCGGGTGAAGGGCATGGGCGACGGCGCGATCGCGGCGATCCGGATCGCCGGCGCGTCGGCGGTGCGCCTGCTCAAGACCAGGACCATAACCCAGCCGATCCTGTCCGGCTGGCAGGCGCTGCTCGATTATCTCCAGGCCGATATGGCGCATATCGGCATCGAGCGGGTCCGCGTGCTGCATCTGAACACCCGGAACATGCTGATCCGCGACGAGACGATCTCGGAGGGCACGATCGACCAGTCCGCCGTGCATATTCGGGCGGTGATCACGCGGGCTATGGAGCTGGGATCGGCGGCGATCATCCTCGTGCACAACCACCCCACTATCCCCTCGCAGATCACGTTCGATCACGCTCAGGCACATTGA
- a CDS encoding tyrosine-type recombinase/integrase: MGSLTDGAIRRSIKEVEMSGRQKSLADGEGRGVGRLILALRLMPKRVIAEWMAQQWRDGKRIKAKLGDYPSMSLSGAREVFKRDYADAIQKGRSIKIATDTRPGTVADLFEGYVTALKEAGKPSWKETEKGLEKVADTLGRNRLAREIEPEEITEVLRPIFDRGSRAMADHVRCYIRAAYSWGMKSELDYRNTSPRRFRLLFNPAAGIPTEPKVQGTRWLDEDEYLRLFRWLDCPDVPVHPSYPRAVQLIMLTGQRVEELARLHVDQWDASERIIDWSKTKNLQPHAVPMPSIAAELIESITPNEHGWFFPSAKDPSKPVSHGTLYSFVWRQRDRGVIPSVTNRDLRRTWKTLAGKAGVPKEIRDRIQNHALQDVSSKSYDRWNYMPEKRAGMARWDKFVRAMLAKKSGRKSLKEAA, from the coding sequence ATGGGCAGCCTGACTGACGGCGCAATCCGGCGCAGCATCAAAGAGGTGGAGATGAGCGGCAGGCAGAAGTCGCTTGCCGACGGCGAGGGACGCGGTGTCGGTCGTTTGATCCTCGCCCTGCGACTGATGCCGAAGCGGGTCATCGCCGAGTGGATGGCCCAGCAGTGGCGCGACGGCAAACGGATCAAGGCGAAGCTCGGTGACTACCCCTCTATGTCGCTGTCCGGTGCGCGCGAGGTGTTCAAGCGCGACTATGCCGACGCAATCCAGAAGGGTCGCAGCATCAAGATCGCGACAGACACCCGGCCAGGAACGGTGGCCGACCTCTTCGAGGGGTACGTCACGGCCCTGAAGGAAGCCGGGAAGCCGTCCTGGAAGGAGACGGAGAAGGGACTTGAGAAGGTCGCCGACACGCTCGGCCGCAACCGCCTCGCACGCGAGATTGAGCCGGAGGAGATAACGGAGGTCCTGCGGCCCATCTTTGATCGGGGCTCGCGCGCGATGGCCGACCATGTCCGCTGCTACATCCGCGCCGCCTATAGCTGGGGCATGAAATCCGAGCTCGACTACCGCAACACGTCACCGCGACGCTTTCGGCTGCTCTTCAACCCCGCCGCGGGGATCCCGACTGAACCGAAGGTACAGGGCACACGCTGGCTGGACGAGGACGAGTATCTGCGCCTGTTCCGCTGGCTTGATTGTCCAGACGTGCCGGTACACCCCTCGTATCCGCGCGCCGTCCAGCTCATCATGCTGACTGGCCAGCGCGTCGAGGAGCTTGCGCGTTTGCATGTCGATCAATGGGATGCTTCCGAGCGGATCATCGACTGGTCGAAGACCAAAAACCTCCAGCCTCATGCGGTCCCGATGCCTTCGATCGCGGCGGAACTGATCGAATCCATCACGCCGAACGAGCACGGCTGGTTCTTCCCATCGGCGAAGGACCCATCCAAGCCGGTCAGCCACGGTACTCTATACAGCTTCGTCTGGCGCCAGCGTGACCGAGGCGTGATCCCCTCTGTGACAAACCGCGACCTACGGCGGACCTGGAAGACGCTCGCCGGCAAAGCCGGCGTGCCGAAGGAGATCCGCGACCGCATCCAGAACCACGCGCTTCAAGACGTCAGTTCGAAAAGTTACGACCGCTGGAACTACATGCCCGAGAAGCGCGCCGGCATGGCCCGGTGGGACAAGTTCGTGCGCGCGATGCTCGCCAAGAAGTCTGGCCGAAAGTCGCTGAAAGAAGCAGCATGA
- a CDS encoding thermonuclease family protein: MIGRGAIGCALLAGIGAASPALADPCTSPLPSSAGQRFSGSVRYVGDGDSMCIGTSDDPQTWIEVRLADFDAPELHAPSGMEAKAALTTIALGHPASCTSMRGRSGRVRVYDRVIAVCTIRGRSIGTLLRQAGVPEGGR, encoded by the coding sequence ATGATCGGGCGAGGCGCGATCGGCTGTGCGCTCCTTGCGGGCATCGGCGCAGCATCCCCTGCGCTTGCCGACCCGTGCACCTCTCCGCTGCCGTCGAGCGCGGGCCAGCGCTTCTCGGGATCGGTGCGCTACGTCGGGGACGGCGACAGCATGTGTATCGGCACGTCGGACGATCCACAAACCTGGATCGAGGTGCGCCTCGCCGACTTCGACGCACCGGAACTTCATGCTCCCTCAGGCATGGAGGCAAAAGCCGCGCTGACGACGATCGCTCTCGGCCATCCGGCGTCATGCACATCCATGCGAGGCCGCAGCGGGCGGGTCCGGGTCTATGACAGGGTCATCGCTGTTTGCACGATCCGTGGGCGATCGATCGGAACATTGCTCAGGCAGGCTGGTGTGCCCGAAGGCGGTCGGTAG
- a CDS encoding PDDEXK nuclease domain-containing protein, producing MTTPVPFPDGDGYASLLAELKERIRAARLKAAVAVNQELIMLYWSIGRDILGRQSAEGWGARVIQRLADDLRRDFPEMTGLSARNLNYMRALSAVDDQLRHEADAPSIGIILCKGKNEVVVEYALRDSVKPMGVAEYRVSAALPETLQAELPTVAEFARDFPLISLVQLRIEIERELRSMVDGVDTSERPLTIAASLQQLDRQGLAPPSTRRFHTSLQALNRAAHGLDIAEEAAVEAEAIASTFLAELRAIQAGDRR from the coding sequence ATGACCACGCCTGTCCCCTTCCCGGACGGCGACGGCTACGCCTCTCTACTGGCCGAGCTTAAGGAGCGGATCCGAGCGGCCCGCCTGAAGGCCGCTGTCGCCGTCAATCAAGAACTGATCATGCTCTATTGGAGCATCGGTCGTGACATTCTCGGCCGGCAGTCGGCCGAGGGCTGGGGCGCCCGCGTCATCCAGCGCCTGGCCGACGACCTCCGGCGGGACTTCCCGGAAATGACGGGGCTATCGGCTCGAAACTTGAACTACATGCGGGCGCTATCCGCTGTGGACGATCAACTCCGCCATGAGGCGGATGCGCCGAGTATCGGGATCATCCTGTGCAAAGGGAAGAACGAGGTGGTTGTCGAATATGCGCTCCGAGACTCGGTCAAGCCGATGGGCGTCGCCGAGTATCGCGTATCGGCAGCCCTGCCCGAAACCCTCCAGGCCGAACTGCCGACCGTCGCCGAGTTTGCGCGCGACTTCCCGCTGATCTCGCTGGTGCAGCTGCGGATCGAAATCGAGCGCGAGCTTCGATCCATGGTGGACGGCGTTGACACATCCGAACGCCCTCTCACCATTGCAGCAAGCCTGCAGCAGTTGGACCGGCAGGGTCTCGCCCCGCCGAGCACCCGACGCTTTCACACTTCACTCCAAGCCCTCAATCGCGCAGCCCACGGCCTCGACATCGCCGAGGAAGCGGCAGTGGAGGCAGAAGCGATCGCATCGACCTTCCTCGCCGAGCTTCGCGCTATCCAGGCGGGAGACAGGCGATGA
- the qatD gene encoding Qat anti-phage system TatD family nuclease QatD — translation MEKSELRRSASRMCQTRLTKAVLLFGSRLIAEAACEARAQHLAAGKTRIRTALGLHPQLVHDRKGELPQFERLISETRYVGEVGLDGGPEFKHYWEDQVAVFTRILNICRAAGGRVMSLHSRRAAKAVLDALENHSGAGTPILHWFSGSNRELARAIDLGCWFSVGPAMLRGEKGRELTAKMPRDRLLTESDGPFAQVAGRSAWPWEVGEAIADLGTIWGLSRADTERQLLANLSSLGRAAGVA, via the coding sequence CGCGGCTGACGAAAGCGGTTTTGCTTTTTGGCTCGCGATTGATTGCCGAAGCAGCTTGCGAAGCTCGTGCGCAACATTTGGCGGCAGGTAAGACCCGCATCCGCACTGCCCTCGGCCTCCACCCGCAGCTCGTTCACGATCGGAAGGGGGAACTGCCGCAGTTCGAGCGCTTGATCAGCGAGACGCGCTACGTCGGGGAGGTCGGACTCGACGGCGGACCCGAGTTCAAACACTACTGGGAGGATCAGGTCGCCGTCTTCACCCGCATCCTGAACATATGCCGCGCGGCGGGAGGCAGGGTCATGTCGCTTCATAGCCGGCGTGCGGCGAAGGCGGTGCTGGACGCGCTCGAAAACCATTCCGGGGCTGGAACACCGATCCTGCATTGGTTTTCCGGCTCGAACCGCGAATTGGCACGAGCGATCGATCTGGGCTGCTGGTTCAGCGTCGGCCCTGCCATGCTCCGGGGCGAAAAGGGACGTGAACTGACCGCCAAAATGCCGCGCGACCGTCTCCTGACGGAGTCAGATGGTCCGTTCGCCCAGGTCGCTGGGCGCTCCGCATGGCCTTGGGAAGTCGGGGAGGCCATTGCCGACCTCGGCACGATCTGGGGCTTGTCTCGGGCGGATACCGAGCGGCAGCTTCTGGCCAACCTGTCATCGCTCGGCCGTGCGGCCGGCGTCGCTTGA